The following proteins come from a genomic window of Bacillus thermozeamaize:
- a CDS encoding NTP pyrophosphohydrolase translates to MREISAGGLVYRRLEDGSISLLSLTDRFGRYSLPKGKQEQGETLEETALREIREETAITGEVEQPLGVVAYTYYHPEYGQMKKEVHYYLVRALTEELHPQLEEISGIAWVDPDTFLKCHRENGYENNTPIIKQAWKVLGI, encoded by the coding sequence ATGAGAGAGATTTCGGCTGGAGGGCTCGTGTACAGGCGACTGGAAGACGGCTCAATATCCCTTCTTTCGCTGACCGATCGGTTCGGCCGGTATTCCCTTCCCAAGGGAAAACAGGAACAAGGAGAAACCCTTGAAGAGACCGCGCTGCGCGAAATACGGGAGGAGACGGCCATCACCGGCGAAGTTGAACAGCCGCTTGGCGTGGTGGCCTATACATATTACCACCCTGAATACGGGCAGATGAAAAAGGAAGTGCATTATTATCTGGTTCGCGCATTGACAGAGGAACTGCACCCGCAACTGGAAGAGATCAGTGGCATCGCATGGGTGGATCCGGACACTTTTTTAAAATGCCATCGGGAAAACGGCTATGAAAACAATACGCCGATCATCAAACAGGCCTGGAAAGTGCTGGGCATCTAA